The Drosophila sechellia strain sech25 chromosome 2R, ASM438219v1, whole genome shotgun sequence nucleotide sequence GTTTGCTTTTGCCCAGTGTtttatttatcttttattCGTTTCTCCGAGTTCGTCGAGAGAGGTTTGCTCTGATCGGTAGCGCTATATTTAAAACCCTAGTGCGCAGTGCGCTCATATCCAAAAAGGTTAATAAACATCGTTGTAACAACGACTGCAAGTTGTAAAGACAAACATAATACAAAAGTGCTGCAGCTAACTCATACAAAAACTACAACGAGAGGCGGAAACGTTTCGTTTTGTGAGGGGACTTGCAGTGTAGTGTGTTCAAATCACCATTCAAACACAGTGACCAAGTGCTATTGGATCAAggcatttgtttataattattttataaacaattGCAGCGTGAAATTTCACTTTTGAAGGCAACAAGACGTAAAATAAGCTGCAGCACAACGCACACAACGGACACTCGCTCtgaacacatacacacacgctCTCGTGTGGAGACCGTGATTTGTATTCGTGTGGAGACTGCCTCTCTCTCTTTTGGGGCTGTCCGAACACAAAGTTTTGGCGCCAAAAGTTTGACAGTTCGCTTTGGCGTGTAATTCGCAAACAAGTGGCAAGAAAAGTGCGTCTCAAAACAGAGTAGAAAACACTAGGGGAtcgcaaaatatatattgacTAGTAAATCAACATGGTCAGCGCCCGTGTCCTGAATCCTGTGATGATCAGTGAGTTCTGCAAGATGAGCACCAGTCCGGCGGTGAGTCGCAATCTGGCCTGCGGTCGTCAGTTGAATCGCATAAAGCGTGACCTCTTCGGTAGCTCCAAATCCGCTGAGGGTACAGCCAACAAAACGTAAGTTTCTATAATAACAGTTGGATTATGACCAATAGCtaataaaatatcatttttagACCCTTTAATTCCGAACTGGAGCGCCATCAGGAACGGGCCACGCAAAAATGGGGCTTTGACTTCCGCGCCGGTTGCCCTTTAGCCGAAAAATCACCCTACATTTGGGAGCGCGTCAGCTTCCAGGAGTCGAGCTTCGCCCCAGAGATGTACACCCTAACCCGGGCCGCCCACGTACGTCCTTCCGCGGATGCAAGTCCTAGCGACATGGACATTTTGGTCAACGAGCGCTCAGAACGGGAGAACTTTGGCTCCAATCTGGTCAATTCCTCGCTAGAGTCAAACACGGATAATGAATCCTGCTACGACTCCCAGGACGAGTCGCTGACCATGCGGTTTAGCTCCTCCAGCACGACAAACACATCCTCCATAGTCCTGCGCAAGAGACAACCAAAAATCACAGGTGAGTTTCGGGGTTGTTCTACACCACCACTACACCATTTTGATCAGCAAAGCTTGACGGTTCCCAGGGTCAGGCTTCATTTCACTTCGATAGACGTTACAAAGTGTTTTCCCATAGCTTTCCGTTTATTCCCTGTTTATTTTCGGTTCTCAGGAGGAAGTTGAGggtgttttttttaaatgatcaATACTTCAGGCTTGTTTTGTAATCGGACTGATACgatattatttttcaaaattatgTTTGTAGAGTCCCAAAAGAATATTATCTAAATTGCAGAATATAGTAGCTTCGTGCTACTATTGCAAACTCGTTTTGCAAACTCGGTGAAACGATTTTCGTCAATGATTTTATGCCAAACCAATATTTTGTGCAATACTAAACTCCACAAGGGGTTGTTTGATTGGTTTTAAGTCTACTCCTTCacatttattgtttatattcACTTCCCAGGAAGAAAAGAACCTTTTAGTTGTGGTCGTTTTTCGTAAAACTTAGACCCAAATTATAGCAATTAGCCAATGCTTTGTGGTAGATTTATTTGCGTCCAGAAGGGTTAGTCAAAGCTGACTGCAGCTGTTCCAGCTCCTCATCTCCCTAAACTGAATGATTCTCTTCTGATCCTCCACAACGCGGGGGTTGGTTTTCAGATCGATAGCATGCGGGCTGGCTGGCTGCATCTATAAATTCCAACAGCTGTGACTCCGCTTTGTCTATGGCCTGACCTCATTATAGAAAACGGGAGAGGGGTCTGGGGATCGGCTTTCAATGCACCACCATCCAGAGTCCGTGGCCTTATCAAACCTCCCTTTGATTGCTTTGTACTCAGCGTTTTTTATAAATGCCACTCGCACATGCATGTGTAATTATAATCGTAAAAAATTGTGTCTGTTCGGAGCATTATAAATGCACCCGCATCGGGTGGTCAGTAGGGAAGCCTTTAAATCCCCTAAAGCCTC carries:
- the LOC6608394 gene encoding cyclin-dependent kinase inhibitor 1 — encoded protein: MVSARVLNPVMISEFCKMSTSPAVSRNLACGRQLNRIKRDLFGSSKSAEGTANKTPFNSELERHQERATQKWGFDFRAGCPLAEKSPYIWERVSFQESSFAPEMYTLTRAAHVRPSADASPSDMDILVNERSERENFGSNLVNSSLESNTDNESCYDSQDESLTMRFSSSSTTNTSSIVLRKRQPKITEFMKERKRLAQAPKKLSPAKRLRTSSPSSSATSSSSGGFGLGAHFGAMVKRPRHN